The proteins below come from a single Anguilla rostrata isolate EN2019 chromosome 3, ASM1855537v3, whole genome shotgun sequence genomic window:
- the LOC135250290 gene encoding uncharacterized protein LOC135250290, whose product MMEGPTMTESGPSLDRHCSQVLEGAGMCEVNSSGDLSQSAAGEGGETRPSESRLVEDAFKGHSDGGTQPSKHVEQPRMNANEETALEHFSIEDGAPQANPALPVTSGIPSELRKVSTGKGRGEEPEHSTTQQKSGEGMTVTNQEPTILVTNHDSPSQEGDERETSSESHSSEPEGRKEGGTGPAKPDCEAECSGDALPPLNTSVGETVAKEVKKGEEDVLAGILEGSEQNHANTPGEKVTGACGLNIQPYNAPAEEAGVGTAGLLSPLLSPAPPPPPHHQHIQTQVSLETPSCHSVATSPMTPPQGSGDYFFPYSFRKAGLDSGELPQPLYRSVATAPMSPLTPTITVPESPCPEITVTRAGNGSSQQGPPQIAHGGIQKGVAPQVGGNTDMLIGGPRPAESNIKSTESIAPEGPSATTSSASGPTPGQETTERTRDQCVKPGADAGAGQPGPSLANHGTVCSVTPQGDTRERGSAPQLIELDTKASKVQSVDLGPQKSGGHATNRAEGVPNKYSGRGHCDLGEARQLTVEDFTFDDGQSHNAPAEGVSEKTAGLPSPLLSPAPPPPPHHHHIQTQVSLETPSCHSVATSPMTPPQGSGDYFFPYSFKKAGLDSGELPQPVYRSVATAPMSPLTPTVTVPQSPCPEITVMDVKGDVDGVTELGKVKAGDGQQEVVQAVRWDEKGMTWEVYGAAVEVEVLGTAIQKHLDKQGEEPGKQPPPLSPPVSPPLSPPPAPPVDPPSSPSPPTSSPPPPPDSPPASSPPPPAPHSPPASSSPPAPPRSPPEPVSVPSSNGGKVEGEGVASKPDVGDEVGVTSEPGTDGEPGVASEVGMSEKVGVEGEVGVTGEVGVVEEVDAAEDVAVVAEAGIGEEDVGGQEPEEKKRRRRNPFRAMFRNIRRPRCCSRTHAID is encoded by the coding sequence aTGATGGAAGGTCCCACTATGACCGAAAGTGGACCGAGCCTCGACCGCCACTGCAGCCAAGTACTGGAGGGTGCAGGGATGTGTGAGGTGAACTCCAGCGGCGACCTGTCTCAGTCTGCcgcaggtgaggggggtgaaACCAGGCCCTCAGAGTCCCGGTTAGTGGAGGACGCGTTCAAGGGGCACAGCGATGGGGGTACCCAGCCCTCCAAGCATGTAGAACAACCCAGGATGAATGCGAATGAAGAAACAGCCTTAGAACATTTCTCCATAGAGGATGGCGCACCGCAGGCCAATCCTGCTTTACCAGTGACCAGCGGCATACCCAGCGAGCTCCGAAAGGTGTCCACGGGCAAAGGTAGGGGAGAggaacctgaacacagcacaacacagcagaaATCTGGGGAGGGCATGACCGTGACCAACCAGGAGCCAACCATACTGGTGACCAACCACGACTCCCCCAGTCAAGAGGGGGACGAGAGAGAGACGTCATCGGAGAGCCACTCCTCTGAGCCCGAGGGGAGAAAGGAGGGCGGCACGGGGCCTGCCAAACCCGACTGTGAGGCGGAATGTTCTGGAGACGCGTTACCACCACTCAACACAAGTGTGGGAGAAACAGTGGCTAAGGAGGTGAAGAAAGGGGAAGAGGATGTGCTGGCAGGCATTCTAGAGGGTTCAGAACAGAATCATGCCAACACGCCTGGGGAAAAGGTAACGGGAGCCTGTGGCTTGAACATACAGCCCTACAATGCACCTGCAGAGGAGGCAGGGGTGGGGACGGCGGGTTTGCTCTCACCCCTGCTctctcccgcccctcccccacccccccaccaccaacacaTCCAGACGCAGGTGAGCCTGGAGACCCCATCCTGCCACTCAGTTGCCACCAGCCCCATGACCCCGCCCCAGGGCTCTGGGGACTACTTCTTCCCCTACTCCTTCAGGAAGGCAGGGCTCGACAGCGGCGAGCTGCCCCAGCCTCTCTACCGATCCGTCGCCACGGCGCCCATGAGCCCCCTCACTCCCACCATCACAGTCCCAGAATCCCCCTGTCCTGAGATCACAGTCACAAGGGCAGGAAATGGGAGCAGCCAGCAGGGGCCACCACAAATTGCACATGGGGGTATTCAGAAGGGTGTGGCCCCACAGGTGGGTGGGAACACTGACATGCTCATTGGGGGGCCAAGACCAGCAGAGTCAAACATCAAGAGCACTGAGAGCATAGCCCCTGAAGGGCCCTCAGCCACGACCTCAAGTGCATCTGGCCCCACCCCAGGTCAGGAGACCACAGAAAGAACGCGGGACCAGTGCGTCAAGCCTGGTGCTGATGCGGGCGCCGGGCAACCAGGCCCTTCACTGGCAAATCACGGGACTGTCTGCTCTGTCACACCACAGGGAGACACCAGAGAAAGAGGATCAGCACCACAATTAATCGAGCTTGATACGAAGGCCTCTAAAGTACAGAGTGTTGACCTCGGTCCCCAGAAGAGTGGGGGGCATGCTACAAATAGGGCTGAGGGTGTGCCAAACAAGTATAGTGGCAGGGGACACTGTGACCTAGGGGAAGCCAGGCAACTCACTGTGGAAGACTTCACCTTTGATGATGGGcagtcccataatgcacctgcAGAGGGAGTATCAGAGAAAACAGCTGGCCTGCCATCGCCCCTGCTCTCCCCcgctcctcccccaccacctcacCACCATCACATCCAGACGCAAGTAAGCCTGGAGACCCCATCCTGCCACTCAGTCGCCACCAGCCCCATGACTCCGCCCCAGGGCTCTGGAGACTACTTCTTCCCGTACTCCTTCAAGAAGGCGGGGCTCGACAGCGGCGAGCTGCCCCAGCCTGTCTACCGATCCGTCGCCACGGCGCCCATgagccccctcacccccaccgtCACAGTTCCACAGTCCCCCTGTCCTGAGATCACGGTCATGGATGTCAAAGGGGATGTGGATGGGGTCACAGAGCTGGGGAAGGTGAAAGCAGGAGATGGGCAGCAGGAGGTGGTGCAGGCGGTGCGCTGGGATGAGAAGGGCATGACCTGGGAGGTGTATGGGGCTGcagtggaggtggaggtgctggGCACAGCCATCCAGAAACATCTGGAtaagcagggggaggagccaggaaAACAGCCTCCGCCCCTTTCCCCTCCCGtttctcctcccctttccccaccTCCGGCTCCGCCCGTAGATCCACCGTCCTCCCCTTCACCTCCCAcatcctcccctcctcctccacctgacTCACCTCCtgcctcttcccctcctcctcctgctcctcactcacctcctgcctcctcctcccctcctgctcctcctcgctCACCTCCTGAGCCTGTCTCTGTGCCCAGCAGCAACGGCGGCAAAGTGGAAGGAGAGGGTGTGGCCAGTAAGCCGGACGTGGGCGATGAGGTGGGAGTGACCAGTGAGCCGGGCACGGACGGTGAGCCGGGTGTGGCCAGTGAGGTGGGCATGTCTGAGAAAGTGGGCGtggagggagaggtgggcgTGACGGGAGAGGTAGGcgtggtggaggaggtggatgCGGCTGAAGACGTTGCCGTGGTCGCTGAGGCTGGCATCGGCGAGGAGGACGTGGGCGGGCAGGAGccggaggagaagaagaggcgTCGGCGCAACCCGTTCCGTGCCATGTTTAGGAACATACGCCGCCCACGCTGCTGCTCCAGGACTCACGCCATTGACTGA